One genomic region from Quercus robur chromosome 4, dhQueRobu3.1, whole genome shotgun sequence encodes:
- the LOC126722528 gene encoding probable LRR receptor-like serine/threonine-protein kinase At3g47570 has product MLFGEIPASLGSCVMLEYLGMGRNLFQRTIPPSLEFLKGLQYLDLSNNNFSSQIPKILESFVYLQFLNLSFNHFEGKVPAKGVFKNTSATFINGNDKLCGGISKFQLPKCEYKKSKKWKLTLSLKLIISIFSRLLGVTLVLLVLLLRSFIKKRKDTASSDLGNFLLNLSYQNLPNATDGFSSTNLIGVGGFGSVYKGILNQGRHTVAIKVLNLLRHGASKSFIAECEALRNIRHRNLVKVLTSCSGIDYQGQDFKALVYKFMANGNLDEWLHPTSRIDEGHAEPRNLSLLQRVNISIDVANALNYLHHHCQTPIVHCDLKPSNVLLDDEMIGDVGDFGLARFIFDATQDCSIDQLSSIGIRGTIGYTPPEYGMGNEVSTYGDVYSYGILLLEMFTGKRPTENTLQDNLNLHEFVKAALPEQIIHIIEPILLRERGDEETVMNETHSESRIGSTKIQECLILILEIGVACSMEFHRERMSISSIIVELHSIRQELIG; this is encoded by the exons ATGTTGTTTGGTGAAATTCCCGCAAGTCTTGGAAGCTGTGTAATGTTGGAATATCTGGGCATGGGAAGAAACCTCTTCCAAAGGACAATTCCTCCATCTTTGGAATTTTTAAAGGGTCTTCAATATCTAGATCtttctaataataatttttctagccaaattccaaaaattttggagagCTTTGTCTACTTGcaatttttgaatttgtctttCAACCATTTTGAGGGTAAGGTACCAGCAAAAGGAGTTTTCAAGAACACAAGTGCAACTTTCATTAATGGAAATGATAAGCTTTGTGGGGGCATATCTAAGTTTCAGCTTCCTAAATGTGAATACAAAAAATCCAAGAAGTGGAAGTTGACACTTTCCTTGAAGTTAATAATCTCTATATTTTCTAGGCTTCTTGGAGTAACCTTGGTTTTGTTAGTTCTATTGCTTCGTTcttttataaagaaaagaaaagataccgCCTCTAGTGACTtaggaaattttcttttgaatctATCTTACCAAAATCTCCCAAATGCGACTGATGGGTTCTCTTCTACCAATTTAATTGGTGTGGGTGGTTTTGGATCCGTGTATAAAGGAATTCTTAATCAAGGTAGACATACAGTTGCTATTAAGGTGCTTAACCTTTTGCGTCATGGAGCTTCCAAAAGTTTCATAGCTGAATGTGAGGCTCTACGAAACATTAGACATCGAAATCTTGTAAAGGTACTTACATCATGTTCTGGTATTGACTATCAAGGTCAAGATTTTAAAGCTTTGGTATACAAGTTCATGGCAAATGGAAACCTAGATGAATGGCTACATCCAACTTCAAGAATAGATGAGGGTCATGCGGAACCAAGGAATTTGAGTCTTCTTCAAAGAGTGAATATTTCCATTGATGTTGCTAATGCCTTGAattatcttcatcatcattgcCAAACGCCAATCGTTCACTGCGACCTCAAGCCTAGCAATGTTCTTCTTGATGATGAAATGATTGGAGACGTAGGTGATTTTGGCTTGGCAAGATTTATTTTTGATGCTACCCAAGATTGTTCTATTGATCAACTGAGCTCTATTGGAATAAGAGGAACAATTGGTTATACACCTCCAG AATATGGTATGGGAAATGAAGTGTCAACATATGGTGATGTTTATAGCTATGGTATATTATTGTTAGAAATGTTCACTGGAAAAAGGCCAACTGAAAACACTCTCCAAGATAACTTAAACCTTCATGAATTTGTTAAAGCAGCTTTGCCAGAACAAATAATTCACATTATTGAACCTATTCTCCTTCGAGAAAGAGGGGATGAGGAGACAGTGATGAATGAAACTCACAGTGAGAGTCGAATAGGAAGTACCAAAATTCAAGAATGCTTGATTTTGATACTTGAAATTGGGGTTGCTTGTTCCATGGAATTTCATAGAGAAAGGATGAGCATCAGTTCTATTATAGTTGAGCTGCATTCAATTCGGCAAGAACTTATTGGATAG
- the LOC126722529 gene encoding LRR receptor-like serine/threonine-protein kinase EFR, which yields MAGGNNETDHLALLEFKAKITHDPFGVMTSWNHNIHFCRWKGVTCGCRHQRVIMLDLRSLKLIGSISPHVGNLSFLRNLSIGNYNFHNEIPPEIGHLHRLKSLELENNTLSGKIPSNLSSCTNLKGLYFSHNFLTGEIPATLGALSKLSFFAIRNNNLTGSIPPFLGNLSLLEKFSVNFNNLGGSIPKSFGQLTKLKMFDVSSNRLSGTILPLIFNLSSLEIIDVGFNYQIQGHLPSDIGITLPNIRFFSTAYNQFTGAIPVSISNATNLDTLQLNDNKLRGKVPSLEKLNRILFLVITNTSLGNGGENDLCFLCSLTNATNLSILNVNSNNFGGELPKCIGNFSTILYSLLLDNNKIFGEIPIEIGNLISLESLETWMNKLSGNIPSKIGKLQKLQYLDLYHNNFSGNIPSSFGNLTIVTNLYLEENNLQGSIPLSLSKCRNLVEFFLNNNNLNGV from the coding sequence ATGGCTGGCGGGAATAATGAGACGGATCACTTGGCATTGCTTGAATTCAAAGCCAAGATCACTCATGACCCTTTCGGTGTTATGACATCTTGGAATCACAACATCCACTTTTGCCGATGGAAAGGAGTTACTTGTGGTTGCCGACATCAAAGAGTTATCATGTTGGACCTGCGATCTCTGAAATTGATAGGTTCCATATCACCCCATGTTggaaatttaagttttttgagGAATCTATCCATCGGAAACTACAACTTTCATAATGAAATCCCTCCAGAAATTGGCCATTTACACAGATTGAAATCCTTAGAGTTGGAAAATAATACACTTAGTGGCAAAATTCCAAGCAATTTATCCAGTTGCACCAACCTCAAAGGCCTTTATTTTTCTCACAACTTTCTCACTGGAGAAATCCCTGCAACGCTTGGCGCCTTGTCAAAGCTCTCATTTTTTGCTATTCGCAACAATAATCTGACAGGAAGTATCCCACCTTTTTTGGGAAACTTATCGTTACTAGAAAAGTTTTCCGTAAATTTTAATAACTTAGGTGGGAGTATCCCAAAATCTTTTGGCCAATTGACCAAGCTTAAAATGTTTGATGTGAGTTCAAATAGGTTGTCCGGTACAATTCTTCCCTTAATCTTCAATCTGTCTTCATTAGAAATAATTGATGTAGGATTCAACTACCAAATCCAAGGGCATCTTCCGTCGGACATAGGTATCACACTACCTAATATTCGATTTTTTTCCACTGCCTACAATCAATTTACTGGAGCTATCCCTGTTTCAATCTCTAATGCTACAAATCTAGATACACTTCAACTGAATGATAATAAGTTGAGGGGAAAAGTCCCTTCTTTAGAGAAACTAAATAGAATTCTTTTTTTGGTCATCACCAATACTAGTCTTGGTAATGGAGGAGAAAATGACCtgtgttttctttgttctttaacAAATGCCACCAACCTGAGTATATTGAATGTAAATTCCAATAACTTTGGGGGAGAGTTACCCAAGTGCATAGGCAATTTCTCAACTATTCTTTACAGCTTgcttttagataataataaaatatttggagAAATTCCTATTGAAATAGGAAATTTGATAAGTTTGGAGAGCCTAGAAACGTGGATGAACAAATTATCTGGTAATATTCCCTCTAAAATTGGAAAGcttcaaaaattacaatatttggATTTATATCATAATAATTTCTCTGGAAATATTCCATCTTCTTTTGGAAATTTAACTATTGTGACAAACTTGTATTTGGAAGAGAATAATCTTCAAGGTAGTATCCCTTTAAGTCTAAGCAAGTGCAGAAATTTGGTAGAGTTTTTTCTTAATAACAACAATCTCAATGGTGTTTGA